Proteins co-encoded in one Bremerella sp. TYQ1 genomic window:
- a CDS encoding metallophosphoesterase → MSVAANVAQNTVECYQKAGQILRDSSLRRGNVVYLDESTADDVMVTADLHGNRTNFRRILDIADLDSNPGRHLVFQEVCHGGPTYPKAGGCMSHLMLEDIAQLVIRYPNQVHFLISNHELAELTDYPIMKAGKMLNLMFRCGMGQMYGDAAPAVRAAQLQFLGSLPIAIRIGDRIMVSHSLPKQCDEEPFDATIFDRELNANDRACGGSLHRLVWGRDFRQENVDELSKQLGIELFITGHEPCQYGFASPNSRQIVLDCCSRLGKYLMVPVSEDLTQEDLLNRIHSLHDPILAAMS, encoded by the coding sequence ATGAGTGTTGCCGCCAACGTGGCCCAGAATACGGTTGAGTGCTATCAGAAAGCTGGGCAAATCCTGCGAGATTCGTCCCTCCGACGAGGGAATGTCGTCTATCTCGATGAATCGACGGCCGACGATGTGATGGTTACTGCCGACCTGCACGGCAATCGAACGAACTTCCGTCGCATTCTCGATATCGCCGACTTAGACTCAAACCCAGGTCGGCACTTGGTCTTCCAGGAAGTCTGTCACGGTGGACCGACCTACCCGAAAGCTGGCGGCTGCATGTCGCACTTGATGCTGGAAGATATTGCTCAGCTGGTGATTCGGTACCCGAATCAGGTTCACTTTCTGATCTCGAACCACGAGCTGGCAGAGCTGACCGACTATCCGATCATGAAGGCGGGCAAAATGCTCAACCTCATGTTTCGTTGCGGCATGGGCCAAATGTACGGCGACGCAGCTCCGGCCGTTCGCGCCGCGCAGCTTCAGTTTCTCGGTAGTCTGCCGATTGCAATCCGAATCGGTGACCGCATCATGGTCTCCCATAGCCTTCCCAAGCAGTGCGACGAAGAACCGTTTGACGCAACGATTTTCGACCGTGAACTGAACGCCAACGATCGAGCCTGTGGTGGATCGCTCCACCGTTTGGTTTGGGGACGCGATTTCCGGCAAGAGAACGTTGATGAACTTTCGAAACAGCTCGGTATCGAACTATTCATCACAGGCCATGAACCGTGCCAGTATGGTTTCGCATCGCCGAACTCTCGCCAGATCGTGCTAGACTGTTGCAGTCGATTGGGTAAGTACTTAATGGTGCCGGTCTCGGAAGACCTGACCCAAGAAGACCTACTCAACCGGATTCATTCCCTGCACGATCCAATTCTGGCGGCAATGTCCTGA